A part of Caldicellulosiruptor owensensis OL genomic DNA contains:
- a CDS encoding NAD(P)/FAD-dependent oxidoreductase, producing the protein MKYVVIGNSVAACGCIEAIRKVDTQNPIVVISDEKYRVYSRPLISYYLGGKVDESKMYIRDEDYYEKNKVEAKLGKKVVAVDFANKEVLLDDGEKVKYDKLLIATGGKPFIPPTKGFELRNVFTFIKFDDVKAIDEAIKNGAKKAVVVGAGLSGLKAAEALIKRNVDVTVVELANRILGSILDLEASKIVQSELEKHGIVFKLETSVDEITGDGKVEKVKLKNGEVLDADIVVFAIGVVPNVDFLKGTELKINRGIVVNNKMETNIKDVYAAGDCAEGYDFVFEQQRVIPIWPNAYNQGETAGYNMAGVEKTFDRGFPMNSIGFFDVHMITAGIVVPNSDDIEVLVKHDKEKNTYRKIYLKNGRVVGFMFINSIDRAGMITNMIKEGFNVESIKHRLLDEDFGYLDLPKEVRQEKILGGAKA; encoded by the coding sequence ATGAAGTATGTTGTAATAGGCAATTCTGTTGCTGCCTGTGGTTGTATAGAAGCGATAAGAAAAGTTGATACCCAAAACCCTATTGTTGTTATATCAGATGAAAAGTACAGGGTATATTCAAGACCGCTCATCTCTTATTACCTTGGTGGAAAAGTTGATGAGAGCAAGATGTATATAAGAGATGAGGACTACTATGAAAAAAACAAAGTAGAGGCAAAACTTGGCAAAAAAGTGGTAGCAGTTGATTTTGCTAATAAGGAAGTTTTACTTGACGATGGTGAAAAGGTAAAATATGATAAATTGTTGATTGCAACAGGTGGAAAGCCTTTTATCCCGCCAACAAAAGGGTTTGAACTCAGGAATGTGTTTACATTCATAAAGTTTGATGATGTGAAGGCGATAGATGAGGCTATCAAAAATGGTGCAAAAAAAGCAGTAGTAGTTGGTGCGGGCTTGAGCGGACTCAAAGCAGCAGAAGCACTTATCAAAAGAAATGTAGATGTTACTGTTGTTGAGCTTGCAAACAGGATTTTGGGGTCTATACTTGATTTAGAAGCATCGAAGATTGTTCAAAGTGAGCTTGAAAAACATGGTATAGTTTTCAAACTTGAGACATCTGTTGATGAGATAACAGGTGACGGAAAGGTTGAAAAGGTAAAGCTCAAAAATGGTGAGGTTTTAGATGCCGATATAGTTGTGTTTGCTATAGGAGTTGTGCCAAACGTAGACTTTTTGAAGGGTACGGAGCTTAAAATAAACAGAGGGATTGTTGTTAACAATAAAATGGAGACAAATATAAAGGATGTATATGCAGCGGGAGACTGCGCAGAAGGATACGATTTTGTATTTGAACAACAAAGAGTAATTCCAATCTGGCCGAATGCTTATAATCAGGGCGAGACAGCAGGCTATAACATGGCAGGGGTTGAAAAGACATTTGACAGGGGATTCCCAATGAACTCAATAGGGTTTTTTGATGTCCACATGATAACAGCAGGGATTGTTGTTCCTAACTCTGATGATATAGAAGTCTTGGTAAAACACGACAAGGAGAAGAATACTTACAGAAAGATATATCTTAAAAATGGCAGAGTTGTTGGATTCATGTTTATAAACTCAATTGACAGAGCAGGTATGATAACCAATATGATAAAAGAAGGCTTTAATGTTGAGAGTATAAAGCACAGACTTCTTGACGAGGACTTTGGATATTTAGATTTGCCAAAAGAAGTAAGGCAAGAGAAGATTTTAGGGGGTGCAAAAGCTTAA
- a CDS encoding rhamnogalacturonan lyase family protein: MQEELVLVRNETFKDFPIGNFPFDPQHSAMGEYHCYIPEGYRGNWYDPVVYHGWNGSGPTWIVTEENGKKFMEQTRVLSALKNLWPMLVSGDEFWQDYSVEVQVRMLSTISPAHAGIMFRYIHARSFYALLFQDKKLKLIKKDQENIEVLALCNFNYNCDTFYNLQVECVGSKIIGYVNNKKMVEATDRSYTRGKIGITATMPAQFTDVRVLMDPQAYKSYLMAKSNWVQVEKNLQCEHPQPVLWKIIDFKNFGAGRQIRFGNLPENNQKFMVIAQHQKRVHRDAYANISCLTAIDFDGNVIWQIGEPSSQKDHAYLTADLPFQVCDIDFDGVDEVIVARNFKIMILDGLTGKIKKQISAPFSDETDKLYSVPFGQYAFDRVNIDSIRIANLTGKTKPTDIIVKDRYSRLWAYDNNLELLWKFNGNNTGHFMFTKDIDSDGKEEVVVGYHLLDHDGKLLWTLPIESDHTDEIVIGPIDPERNEDIIAMACGDEGLVLSDLKGNIIKRHLIGHAQRISVGNYRPDLKGYEICVTTYWGYQGIIYIFDCKGNLLHQFEQPVPGNIITPVNWTGDGRDLILLSGHVQHGGMIDGFGRRVVTFPDDGHPILCADSIDVTGDGRDEILLWDEKKMYIYTQQDNGIKSDVLVPNKYSTINGSNYRGEFSFYNT, encoded by the coding sequence ATGCAAGAAGAACTTGTGCTTGTTCGCAATGAAACATTTAAAGACTTTCCTATTGGGAACTTCCCTTTTGACCCTCAGCACTCTGCAATGGGAGAATATCACTGCTATATCCCTGAAGGCTACCGCGGAAACTGGTACGATCCGGTAGTTTATCATGGCTGGAATGGAAGTGGACCTACCTGGATTGTAACAGAAGAAAACGGCAAAAAGTTTATGGAACAGACAAGAGTACTCTCTGCATTAAAGAATTTGTGGCCAATGCTTGTTTCAGGAGATGAGTTTTGGCAAGACTATTCAGTTGAAGTTCAAGTAAGAATGCTTTCAACCATTTCTCCAGCCCATGCAGGCATAATGTTCAGATATATTCATGCCCGAAGTTTTTATGCTCTTTTGTTTCAAGACAAAAAGCTCAAGCTTATAAAAAAAGATCAGGAAAATATTGAGGTCCTTGCTTTGTGTAACTTCAATTATAATTGTGATACATTTTATAATCTGCAAGTGGAATGTGTCGGCAGCAAAATAATTGGATATGTAAACAACAAAAAGATGGTAGAAGCAACCGATAGATCATATACAAGAGGAAAAATTGGGATTACAGCAACAATGCCTGCTCAGTTTACAGATGTCCGGGTGTTGATGGACCCTCAAGCTTATAAAAGTTATTTGATGGCAAAAAGCAACTGGGTTCAAGTTGAAAAAAATCTTCAATGCGAGCATCCTCAGCCGGTCTTATGGAAGATAATTGATTTTAAAAATTTTGGCGCAGGCAGGCAAATAAGATTTGGAAATTTACCAGAAAACAATCAGAAGTTTATGGTAATAGCCCAGCATCAAAAGCGGGTGCACAGAGATGCATACGCAAATATAAGCTGTCTTACAGCAATTGATTTTGATGGTAATGTTATATGGCAGATTGGTGAACCTTCTTCACAAAAGGACCATGCATATCTTACAGCCGACCTTCCTTTTCAGGTGTGCGATATTGACTTTGACGGGGTTGATGAGGTAATTGTTGCAAGAAACTTTAAAATCATGATTTTAGATGGGCTCACAGGAAAGATAAAAAAACAAATTTCTGCGCCTTTTTCTGATGAAACTGACAAACTATACTCTGTACCATTTGGTCAATACGCCTTTGACAGGGTCAATATCGACTCAATTAGAATTGCAAATCTGACTGGTAAAACTAAACCAACAGATATAATTGTTAAAGATAGGTACAGCAGGCTTTGGGCATATGATAACAATCTTGAACTTCTGTGGAAATTCAATGGTAATAATACAGGACACTTTATGTTCACAAAAGACATTGATAGCGATGGCAAAGAAGAAGTTGTTGTGGGGTATCATCTTTTAGACCATGATGGAAAGCTTCTGTGGACTTTACCCATAGAATCAGACCACACTGATGAGATTGTGATAGGTCCAATTGACCCTGAGAGAAATGAAGATATCATTGCGATGGCATGTGGTGATGAAGGCCTTGTACTCTCTGACCTTAAAGGCAATATTATCAAGCGACATTTGATAGGTCATGCTCAAAGAATAAGTGTTGGAAACTACCGACCTGATCTTAAAGGCTATGAGATATGCGTAACTACATACTGGGGATATCAAGGAATAATATACATCTTTGATTGTAAAGGGAATCTTCTGCATCAGTTTGAGCAACCTGTGCCTGGAAATATAATAACACCTGTCAACTGGACGGGAGACGGAAGAGATTTGATATTACTTAGCGGTCATGTTCAGCATGGTGGGATGATTGATGGTTTTGGAAGAAGGGTTGTAACTTTCCCTGATGATGGTCATCCAATCCTTTGTGCAGATAGTATTGATGTTACAGGTGATGGCAGAGATGAGATATTGCTGTGGGATGAAAAGAAAATGTATATTTATACCCAGCAAGACAATGGCATTAAATCAGACGTGCTTGTTCCAAATAAATACTCCACTATAAATGGCTCAAACTATAGAGGGGAGTTCTCTTTTTATAATACTTAA
- a CDS encoding glycoside hydrolase family 3 N-terminal domain-containing protein, whose amino-acid sequence MSIEKKVNELLQKMTVEEKVYQLTSVLVKDILENNQFSEEKAKKAIPHGIGQITRVAGASNFTPQQALEAANKIQKFLIENTRLKIPAIIHEESCSGFMASKATVFPQSIGVACTFDNELVKEMAKVIRLQMKAVGAHQALAPLIDVARDARWGRVEETFGEDPYLVANMAVSYVEGIQGKDFEEKVIATGKHFVGYAMSEGGMNWAPVHIPERELREVYLYPFEVAVKVAGLKSIMPAYHEIDGIPCHANRKLLTEIARNEWGFDGIFVSDYSGVKNILDYHKSVKTYEEAAYISLWAGLDIELPRIECFTEKFIEALKEGKFDMAVVDAAVKRVLEMKFRLGLFDNPFVKTENIIELFDNKEQRSLARKVAQESMVLLKNDGILPLKEKDLKKVAVIGPNANSVRNLLGDYSYPAHISTTEMFFMKEEVDLGDEDAFVKKVVNIKSVYEVIKERIGKHTEVVYAKGCDVNSQDKSSFEEAKKAAQGADVVIVVVGDKAGLKLDCTSGESRDRASLKLPGVQEELIEEIAKVNQNIVVILVNGRPVALENIWQKSKAILEAWFPGEEGAEAIADVIFGKYNPGGKLAISFPRDVGQVPVYYGHKPSGGKSCWHGDYVEMSSKPFLPFGYGLSYTTFEYKNLTIEKEKITMDESIKISVEIENTGNYEGDEVVQLYTRKEEFLVTRPVKELKAYKRVHLKPGEKKKVVFEIFPDQFAYYDYDMNRVISPGTVEVMVGASSEDIKFTGTFEIVGEKKDAKEIKNYLSRAWCE is encoded by the coding sequence ATGTCAATTGAAAAAAAGGTAAATGAGCTTTTACAGAAGATGACAGTTGAGGAGAAGGTGTATCAGCTTACAAGCGTGCTTGTGAAGGATATTTTGGAAAACAATCAATTTTCTGAGGAAAAAGCAAAAAAAGCTATTCCTCATGGTATTGGTCAGATTACAAGAGTTGCAGGTGCGAGCAACTTTACACCGCAGCAGGCTTTAGAGGCAGCAAACAAAATCCAAAAGTTTTTGATTGAAAACACAAGACTCAAAATTCCTGCGATAATCCATGAGGAGTCTTGTTCTGGTTTTATGGCAAGCAAGGCAACAGTATTCCCACAGAGCATTGGTGTTGCCTGCACGTTTGACAATGAGCTTGTAAAAGAGATGGCAAAGGTGATCAGGCTTCAGATGAAAGCCGTTGGTGCGCATCAGGCATTAGCACCGCTCATTGACGTTGCAAGAGATGCGCGTTGGGGAAGAGTTGAAGAAACATTTGGTGAAGACCCATATCTTGTTGCAAACATGGCTGTAAGCTATGTTGAGGGTATTCAAGGTAAAGACTTTGAAGAAAAGGTTATTGCTACAGGAAAGCATTTTGTTGGTTATGCAATGTCAGAAGGCGGGATGAACTGGGCACCTGTTCATATTCCTGAAAGAGAGCTAAGAGAAGTGTATCTTTATCCATTTGAAGTTGCTGTTAAAGTTGCAGGTCTAAAATCAATTATGCCAGCTTACCATGAAATTGACGGAATTCCTTGTCATGCAAACAGGAAGCTTTTGACCGAAATTGCAAGGAATGAATGGGGATTTGATGGAATATTTGTGTCCGACTACAGCGGTGTTAAAAATATCTTAGACTATCACAAGTCGGTTAAAACTTATGAGGAGGCAGCGTATATTTCTCTTTGGGCAGGGCTTGACATTGAACTTCCAAGGATAGAGTGTTTTACAGAGAAGTTTATTGAGGCGTTAAAAGAAGGTAAGTTTGACATGGCGGTTGTTGATGCTGCTGTGAAGAGAGTTTTAGAGATGAAGTTCAGGCTCGGACTTTTTGACAATCCATTTGTAAAAACAGAAAATATTATAGAACTTTTTGACAATAAAGAACAAAGAAGCCTTGCAAGAAAAGTTGCCCAAGAGTCTATGGTTCTTTTGAAAAACGACGGTATATTGCCACTTAAAGAAAAAGACCTCAAGAAAGTTGCTGTGATAGGACCTAATGCTAATTCAGTTAGAAACCTTCTTGGTGATTATTCTTACCCAGCACACATCTCAACAACAGAGATGTTCTTTATGAAAGAAGAAGTTGACCTTGGCGATGAAGATGCATTTGTCAAAAAGGTTGTAAATATTAAATCTGTATATGAAGTTATAAAAGAAAGAATAGGTAAGCATACAGAGGTAGTCTATGCAAAAGGTTGTGATGTAAACTCTCAAGATAAGTCCAGCTTTGAAGAAGCTAAAAAAGCTGCCCAGGGCGCAGATGTTGTTATAGTTGTAGTTGGTGACAAGGCAGGGTTAAAACTTGACTGCACATCTGGTGAGTCAAGAGATAGAGCAAGCTTAAAACTTCCAGGTGTTCAGGAAGAGCTAATAGAGGAGATTGCAAAGGTGAATCAAAACATTGTTGTTATTCTTGTGAACGGTAGACCTGTTGCCTTAGAAAATATCTGGCAAAAGTCCAAAGCTATTCTTGAAGCTTGGTTCCCGGGCGAAGAAGGTGCAGAGGCGATTGCAGATGTTATCTTTGGAAAGTACAATCCGGGTGGAAAACTTGCAATTTCATTCCCAAGAGATGTTGGGCAAGTACCGGTATACTATGGACACAAACCATCCGGTGGAAAGTCGTGCTGGCATGGAGATTATGTTGAGATGTCTTCAAAGCCATTTTTACCATTTGGTTATGGTCTTTCGTATACAACTTTTGAATACAAAAATCTTACTATTGAAAAAGAAAAAATTACAATGGATGAGAGCATAAAAATCTCAGTTGAGATAGAAAATACAGGAAACTATGAAGGCGATGAGGTAGTTCAGCTGTATACAAGAAAAGAAGAGTTTTTAGTAACAAGACCTGTAAAAGAGCTAAAGGCATACAAGAGAGTTCACTTAAAACCTGGTGAAAAGAAGAAAGTTGTATTTGAAATCTTCCCAGACCAGTTTGCATACTATGATTATGATATGAACAGGGTAATCTCACCCGGCACTGTTGAGGTCATGGTAGGGGCATCTTCTGAGGACATAAAGTTTACAGGGACATTTGAGATTGTGGGCGAAAAGAAGGATGCTAAGGAAATCAAAAATTATCTTAGCCGTGCGTGGTGTGAATAA
- a CDS encoding glutamate synthase-related protein, translating into MISLYENEFEVVRDELRCIRCKVCVRQCANEVHEYDDEEDRVVADSSKCVACHRCVVMCPTKALTIKKTENAFKENANWTPAYINEIYKQAETGGILLTGMGNDKPIPIYWDRLLINASQVTNPSIDPLREPMELKTFIGRKPDKLEFDENGNLKTKLPPQLELEVPVMFSAMSFGSISLNACESLAAAAAQVGTYWNTGEGGLHQKLYKYKERAIVQCASGRFGVDVDYLNAGAAIEIKIGQGAKPGIGGHLPGEKVGEEVSRTRMIPIGSDAISPAPHHDIYSIEDLRQLIFALKEATNYTKPVGVKIAAVHNVAAIASGIARAGADFITIDGVRGGTGAAPLRIRDNVGIPIELALAAVDSRLREEGIRNQVSIIVAGSIRNSADVVKAIALGADAVYIGTAALISLGCHVCQKCHTGKCNWGIATQDPVLVKRLNPEIGAKRAANLLKAWSHEIKEMLGLMGINALESLRGNRLMLRAVGLTEKEMEILGVKHAGEGV; encoded by the coding sequence ATGATTTCGCTATATGAAAATGAGTTTGAGGTTGTAAGGGACGAGCTGAGGTGCATCAGATGCAAAGTCTGTGTTCGCCAGTGTGCAAACGAAGTTCATGAATATGATGATGAGGAAGACAGAGTAGTTGCTGACTCTTCAAAGTGTGTTGCATGCCACAGATGTGTTGTTATGTGCCCAACAAAGGCGCTTACCATCAAAAAGACAGAAAATGCATTCAAAGAAAATGCTAACTGGACCCCAGCTTATATAAATGAAATATACAAACAGGCAGAGACAGGTGGAATACTTTTGACCGGTATGGGAAATGACAAACCAATACCAATTTACTGGGATAGGCTCTTAATAAATGCAAGCCAGGTTACAAATCCATCAATTGATCCGCTGAGAGAACCAATGGAACTTAAAACCTTTATTGGCAGGAAACCTGACAAGCTTGAGTTTGATGAAAACGGCAATTTAAAAACAAAACTTCCGCCACAGCTTGAATTAGAAGTACCTGTTATGTTTTCTGCAATGTCGTTTGGTTCAATATCTTTAAATGCCTGTGAGTCTTTGGCAGCAGCAGCTGCCCAGGTAGGAACATACTGGAACACAGGTGAAGGTGGACTTCATCAGAAACTCTATAAATACAAAGAAAGAGCAATTGTTCAGTGTGCATCAGGAAGATTTGGTGTTGACGTTGACTATTTGAACGCAGGTGCGGCAATTGAGATAAAGATTGGTCAGGGTGCAAAGCCTGGGATTGGCGGGCACTTGCCAGGCGAAAAGGTTGGCGAAGAGGTATCAAGAACAAGGATGATTCCAATTGGCTCTGATGCTATCTCACCAGCTCCACACCATGATATTTACTCAATTGAAGATCTAAGACAGCTAATCTTTGCTTTAAAAGAGGCAACAAACTATACAAAACCTGTGGGGGTTAAAATTGCAGCTGTTCACAATGTTGCAGCGATTGCCTCTGGTATAGCAAGAGCAGGTGCTGACTTTATCACAATCGATGGTGTGAGAGGTGGCACAGGCGCAGCACCGCTCAGAATTAGAGACAATGTTGGTATTCCAATAGAACTTGCCTTAGCAGCTGTTGATTCAAGGCTCAGAGAAGAAGGAATAAGAAACCAGGTGTCCATAATTGTTGCAGGTTCGATTAGAAACAGTGCAGATGTTGTGAAGGCTATAGCACTTGGTGCAGATGCGGTCTACATTGGAACAGCGGCGCTCATTTCATTGGGCTGTCATGTTTGCCAGAAGTGTCATACAGGAAAGTGTAACTGGGGAATAGCAACACAGGATCCTGTTTTGGTAAAAAGACTCAATCCTGAGATTGGTGCAAAAAGAGCAGCAAACCTTTTGAAAGCTTGGAGTCATGAGATAAAAGAGATGCTGGGCTTGATGGGAATAAATGCTCTGGAGAGCTTGAGAGGTAATAGACTTATGCTCAGAGCAGTTGGACTTACAGAGAAAGAAATGGAGATCTTAGGTGTCAAGCATGCAGGAGAGGGGGTATAG
- a CDS encoding GltB/FmdC/FwdC-like GXGXG domain-containing protein produces MNLHKLTIDAKGIHYKELNEMIESALNEGYKEIDLINVNGQRYIGDGLTFPDRKLNIYGTPGNDLAAFMNGLTIEVFANGQDGIGNTMNAGKIIVHGSAGDILGYGMRGGEIFIKDDVGYRVGIHMKEYQDKIPVLVVGGKAGDFLGEYMAGGRIIVLGLTLKDGEPITGLYCGTGMHGGVMYLRGELQPYQLGKEVKVVDMEDEDYKFIDKYVTEFVKLFGYSKEYIMSKPFYKLIPYNKRPYGKLYAY; encoded by the coding sequence ATGAATCTTCATAAGCTTACCATAGATGCAAAAGGTATTCATTACAAAGAGTTGAATGAAATGATTGAAAGTGCACTCAATGAAGGTTACAAAGAGATAGATTTGATAAATGTAAACGGACAGCGCTATATTGGTGATGGACTGACATTCCCGGATAGGAAACTTAACATTTATGGCACCCCTGGTAACGATTTAGCTGCGTTCATGAACGGACTTACAATTGAGGTATTTGCAAATGGTCAGGATGGTATTGGGAACACCATGAACGCAGGCAAGATAATAGTTCACGGTTCTGCAGGGGACATTTTAGGCTACGGGATGCGCGGTGGAGAGATTTTCATAAAAGATGATGTTGGCTACAGAGTAGGAATTCATATGAAAGAATATCAGGATAAGATTCCTGTATTAGTGGTTGGTGGCAAAGCAGGCGATTTTCTTGGTGAGTACATGGCAGGTGGAAGGATAATTGTTCTTGGTCTTACTTTAAAAGATGGTGAGCCTATAACAGGGCTTTACTGTGGTACAGGTATGCATGGTGGTGTGATGTATCTTCGCGGAGAACTTCAACCATATCAGCTTGGAAAAGAAGTAAAAGTTGTTGATATGGAAGATGAAGATTATAAATTTATTGATAAATATGTCACAGAGTTTGTAAAACTTTTTGGATACAGCAAAGAGTATATAATGTCAAAACCATTTTACAAACTAATTCCTTACAACAAGCGCCCATATGGGAAATTATATGCATATTAA
- a CDS encoding 4Fe-4S dicluster domain-containing protein, giving the protein MAKKIFPKEEVCVGCHLCEVYCVYAHSKYKKPDVKAHELVKLYIKHKDEKPTPRILIEEKNGTWTTFALSCRHCDDAPCTKACITGAMKRLEDGRIVCDEEKCVGCWSCIMACPHGAVRRGENKKAASKCDLCLELGDPACVKNCPNEALEIKEV; this is encoded by the coding sequence TTGGCAAAGAAGATTTTCCCGAAAGAAGAAGTTTGTGTAGGGTGTCACCTGTGTGAGGTTTACTGTGTATATGCTCACTCTAAATATAAAAAGCCAGATGTTAAGGCTCACGAGCTTGTTAAGCTTTATATAAAGCACAAAGATGAAAAACCTACACCGAGAATCTTGATAGAAGAAAAAAATGGAACATGGACAACATTTGCTCTTTCTTGCAGACACTGTGATGATGCTCCGTGCACAAAGGCTTGTATCACAGGTGCAATGAAGAGACTTGAAGATGGAAGGATAGTTTGTGATGAAGAAAAGTGTGTTGGGTGCTGGTCGTGTATAATGGCGTGCCCGCATGGAGCGGTAAGGCGTGGGGAGAACAAAAAAGCAGCCTCAAAATGTGATTTGTGTTTAGAACTTGGTGATCCTGCGTGTGTTAAGAACTGCCCAAATGAAGCCCTTGAAATCAAAGAGGTGTAA
- a CDS encoding L-lactate permease, whose product MDFLLAIFPILLVLILLIFAKKTADIAGLVGWLATGLIAILYFKTSFDVVLKSSIMGFLAALPVSLVVVTSILQLNVMESAGAMKRIIVFIKGLSKDDKVYQALILNVGFGTFLAATGAIPVTVLPPILIGLGYSTFAAIALSAVGFDALCTYALLGTPLVVFSQIANVDLITAAKYFLPFVGVVSFTISLAMLFIIGNSEFIKRGFVPAIIVGLTSYAAAELAILVKAPVITGIFAGILIMLVMMAMLKLLGRRVYDSSHFTDEDRKIEKTMGIIKATSPWILLVVFILITNLITPIREFLYNKLSMPVEVMKGPKIKPIFTRVIWQSYTWILLSTVISFFIFKIDGKKLRSVWEKTKSRIPKPFWSSTVFFLMAYVMMYSGYQKTANGYELLQRAHNIVYVLAEYSAKVFKHGYAFIAPYLGILGGFITGTETSTIAMFAKYTIETSNLLGLSPLLMVAAVAFGGGLASGISPSKLQNAAAAIDAIGEESKVLRTTIVISLVMAFITGIISFIMKHYVI is encoded by the coding sequence ATGGATTTTTTGTTAGCTATTTTCCCGATATTACTCGTTTTGATTCTTCTTATCTTTGCTAAAAAGACTGCAGACATAGCAGGGCTTGTTGGATGGTTGGCTACAGGTTTAATCGCCATTTTGTATTTTAAAACCTCATTTGATGTTGTGTTAAAATCATCCATCATGGGATTTTTAGCTGCTCTTCCTGTATCTTTGGTTGTTGTCACGTCAATCCTACAGCTCAATGTCATGGAGTCAGCAGGTGCTATGAAAAGGATTATTGTGTTTATAAAAGGGCTATCAAAAGATGACAAGGTATACCAAGCATTGATTTTAAATGTAGGTTTTGGAACTTTTCTTGCAGCAACAGGTGCTATTCCTGTGACAGTGCTTCCCCCAATTTTGATTGGACTTGGGTATTCCACTTTTGCGGCAATTGCCTTGTCTGCAGTCGGGTTTGATGCGCTGTGTACATATGCTCTTCTTGGCACGCCACTGGTTGTGTTTTCGCAGATAGCAAATGTGGACTTGATAACAGCTGCAAAATACTTCTTGCCGTTTGTTGGAGTTGTATCTTTTACAATTTCGCTTGCAATGCTATTTATAATTGGGAATAGCGAGTTTATCAAAAGAGGATTTGTGCCTGCCATAATTGTTGGGCTTACATCCTATGCAGCAGCAGAACTTGCAATTCTTGTAAAAGCACCAGTTATAACTGGTATATTTGCAGGGATTCTTATAATGCTTGTCATGATGGCAATGTTAAAACTTCTTGGCAGAAGGGTGTATGATTCGAGCCATTTTACTGATGAAGATAGAAAAATTGAGAAAACGATGGGGATAATAAAAGCAACATCGCCGTGGATACTGCTTGTTGTGTTCATTCTAATTACGAATCTCATCACTCCTATAAGAGAATTTCTGTATAACAAACTTTCAATGCCAGTTGAAGTAATGAAAGGACCTAAAATAAAGCCAATTTTTACAAGAGTAATCTGGCAGTCATATACATGGATACTACTTTCAACAGTTATTTCATTCTTTATCTTCAAGATAGATGGAAAAAAGCTAAGGAGTGTATGGGAAAAGACAAAATCAAGAATACCAAAACCGTTCTGGTCTTCAACTGTGTTTTTCTTGATGGCTTATGTCATGATGTACTCAGGTTATCAAAAGACAGCAAACGGGTATGAACTTTTGCAAAGGGCGCACAACATTGTTTATGTACTTGCAGAATATTCGGCAAAAGTTTTCAAGCATGGATATGCTTTTATTGCTCCTTACCTTGGTATACTTGGAGGTTTCATAACAGGAACTGAAACATCTACCATTGCTATGTTTGCAAAGTATACCATTGAAACCTCAAACTTGCTTGGGTTGTCTCCGCTTTTGATGGTTGCAGCTGTGGCTTTCGGCGGTGGACTTGCCTCTGGAATTTCACCGTCAAAGCTGCAAAATGCAGCTGCTGCAATTGATGCAATAGGTGAAGAGTCAAAGGTCTTGAGAACAACCATAGTAATTTCACTTGTAATGGCGTTTATAACAGGAATAATTAGCTTTATTATGAAACACTATGTTATATAA